One window of the Dethiobacter alkaliphilus AHT 1 genome contains the following:
- the ruvB gene encoding Holliday junction branch migration DNA helicase RuvB has protein sequence MDEERIISSRSRTDDDWQDSSLRPRTLGEYIGQEKLKTNLRVFIDAARQRGDSLDHVLLYGPPGLGKTTLASIIAGELGVNLRSTSGPAIERPGDLAAILTNLAPYDVLFIDEIHRLHRTVEEVLYPAMEDFALDIIIGKGPSARSLRLDLPPFTMIGATTRAGALSSPLRDRFGVVSRLEFYRDGELQEIVRRAAGILQVEIDEEGALAIAKSSRGTPRVANRLLKRVRDFAQIKADNTITGDVARLAMDMLEVDALGLDEVDRHLLRTMVEKFSGGPVGLDTLAAAISEETETIEDVYEPYLMQIGFLQRTPRGRCVTRLACEHLGLPFGDSGRQNTLW, from the coding sequence ATGGATGAGGAGAGAATAATCTCTTCGCGGTCACGAACAGACGACGACTGGCAGGATTCGTCGCTTAGACCGCGCACCCTGGGGGAATATATCGGCCAGGAAAAACTAAAAACTAATCTCAGGGTGTTTATCGATGCCGCCCGCCAGCGCGGTGACTCCTTGGATCATGTACTGCTTTATGGCCCACCGGGCCTGGGAAAAACCACCCTGGCATCCATTATTGCCGGGGAGCTGGGCGTTAATTTGCGCTCCACTTCCGGACCGGCCATCGAGCGGCCCGGAGATCTGGCGGCAATTTTGACCAATCTGGCGCCCTATGATGTGCTCTTTATCGACGAGATCCACCGACTGCACAGAACGGTGGAGGAAGTGCTGTACCCGGCCATGGAAGACTTTGCGCTGGATATAATTATTGGTAAGGGGCCCAGCGCCCGTTCCCTGCGTCTTGATTTACCCCCTTTTACCATGATTGGCGCCACCACCCGGGCCGGTGCCCTGTCTTCGCCGCTGCGGGACCGGTTTGGTGTGGTCTCCCGCCTGGAGTTCTACCGTGACGGGGAATTGCAGGAAATTGTCCGGCGGGCCGCCGGTATCCTACAAGTGGAAATCGACGAAGAAGGTGCTTTGGCCATTGCCAAAAGCTCCCGGGGCACCCCGCGGGTAGCAAACCGTTTACTAAAACGGGTGCGGGATTTTGCCCAAATCAAGGCGGATAACACCATTACCGGCGATGTGGCTCGCTTGGCCATGGACATGCTGGAGGTGGATGCGCTGGGTCTGGATGAGGTGGACCGTCATTTATTGCGTACCATGGTGGAAAAGTTCAGCGGCGGCCCGGTGGGTCTGGACACTTTGGCGGCGGCCATTTCTGAAGAAACCGAAACCATTGAAGATGTTTATGAGCCGTACCTGATGCAGATAGGCTTCTTACAGCGAACACCGCGCGGACGGTGTGTAACCCGTCTGGCGTGTGAACACCTTGGTCTGCCCTTTGGTGATTCAGGCAGGCAAAACACACTGTGGTAG